From a region of the Lactuca sativa cultivar Salinas chromosome 4, Lsat_Salinas_v11, whole genome shotgun sequence genome:
- the LOC111919827 gene encoding uncharacterized protein LOC111919827 — translation MNFLSLNVRGVGEVGKTSWVRRLKVKHKATFVGLQETQLSSSSSIDVDGCWDSIEFDYASVDANGRSGGLISICDTSVFQSFHVIKNRHYLVVCGKYKNPSASVIMNIVNVYGPQSISEKKKVWLELLNIINGRPGTWVVFGDFNAVRDPGARSNSQFCPYSASDFNRFIHEANLKDYNMGGERFTYMSRVDAKLSKLDRFLTCPNYLQLFPFSYVTAHPRDLSDHSPITLLSGESDFGPIPFKFFNLWLLKEGFDKVVSDAWNCFRGFGTPDAYLAAKLRFLKDKIKLWRKDSDQKEREEVTVIWDAVKDLEKVAQSRPLSVDELQCWSDGIKKITECDRLKALDLKQKARIKWTMDGDENSKFFHGYINSKNRTSLLHGLMINGRWTTGVNEIKEEVYRFFHDKFMDAHLVRPKFCNPNFKSISMMDAIRIESPFTPEEVKAAVWDCGCEKVLGYH, via the coding sequence ATGAATTTCCTATCGCTGAATGTGAGAGGTGTGGGTGAGGTGGGGAAAACTAGCTGGGTAAGAAGGCTGAAAGTAAAACACAAAGCGACTTTCGTTGGGTTACAGGAGACGCAACTGTCGTCCTCTTCAAGTATAGATGTTGACGGTTGCTGGGATTCGATCGAATTTGATTATGCTAGTGTTGATGCGAATGGACGTTCTGGGGGGCTCATCTCCATTTGTGACACTTCTGTGTTTCAGAGTTTTCATGTTATTAAGAATCGACACTACTTGGTAGTCTGTGGCAAGTACAAGAATCCTTCTGCGAGTGTTATTATGAATATTGTTAACGTATATGGTCCTCAGTCAATATCAGAGAAAAAGAAGGTCTGGCTTGAGCTGCTTAACATAATAAATGGGAGACCTGGAACGTGGGTGGTATTTGGTGACTTTAACGCAGTTAGAGACCCAGGTGCAAGAAGTAATTCGCAATTTTGTCCTTATAGTGCTTCTGACTTCAACAGATTTATACATGAGGCTAATTTAAAAGATTACAACATGGGTGGGGAAAGATTCACATACATGAGTAGGGTCGACGCCAAATTAAGTAAATTAGACAGATTCTTGACTTGCCCAAATTATCTGCAATTGTTCCCTTTTAGCTACGTCACAGCCCACCCTCGTGATCTCTCGGACCACAGTCCTATTACCCTCTTGTCTGGTGAATCTGATTTTGGGCCTATCCCTTTTAAGTTCTTTAATTTGTGGCTACTCAAAGAGGGATTCGATAAGGTGGTGAGTGATGCTTGGAATTGTTTTAGAGGGTTTGGTACCCCTGATGCTTACTTGGCAGCCAAACTCCGATTTTTGAAAGACAAAATTAAGTTGTGGAGGAAAGATAGCGACCAAAAAGAAAGGGAGGAAGTAACTGTCATTTGGGATGCGGTTAAAGACCTGGAAAAGGTCGCACAGTCTAGACCGCTCTCAGTAGATGAACTGCAATGTTGGTCTGATGGGATAAAGAAGATAACGGAGTGTGATCGCCTGAAGGCATTAGATCTTAAACAGAAAGCGCGTATCAAATGGACCATGGATGGAGACGAGAACAGCAAGTTCTTCCATGGGTACATCAACAGCAAGAATCGAACGAGTCTTCTTCATGGCCTTATGATTAATGGTCGGTGGACGACGGGAGTTAATGAGATCAAGGAGGAAGTATACAGGTTTTTTCATGACAAATTCATGGATGCCCATTTGGTTCGTCCCAAGTTTTGTAATCCAAACTTCAAATCAATTTCTATGATGGATGCCATTAGAATTGAGTCCCCGTTTACCCCTGAAGAAGTAAAAGCTGCGGTTTGGGACTGTGGATGTGAAAAAGTACTAGGATATCATTAA